One window of Candidatus Methylacidiphilales bacterium genomic DNA carries:
- a CDS encoding GxxExxY protein, with protein MKSETETIISCAFEVLNGLGHGLLEKPYENALVVELGLRAIPCEQQRRYDVLYKTVKVGEYVPDLIAFGNVVVDAKVIERITNHELGQMLNYLKITGHPVGLILNFQRPRLEWKRVVNTAS; from the coding sequence TTGAAGAGCGAAACTGAGACTATTATCTCCTGTGCTTTTGAGGTACTGAATGGGCTCGGTCACGGGCTGTTGGAAAAGCCATACGAAAATGCCCTCGTCGTCGAGCTGGGTTTGCGAGCTATTCCATGTGAGCAACAGCGGCGTTACGATGTCCTCTACAAAACTGTTAAAGTTGGCGAATATGTGCCCGATCTTATCGCTTTCGGGAACGTAGTGGTGGACGCCAAGGTCATTGAGCGCATCACCAACCATGAACTGGGCCAGATGCTCAACTACCTCAAAATCACAGGTCATCCTGTTGGTCTCATCCTCAATTTCCAACGCCCCCGTCTTGAATGGAAGCGTGTGGTGAACACTGCTTCATAA
- a CDS encoding nucleotidyltransferase domain-containing protein, protein MNVAELPIRIDREKIAEFCRARGIRKLSLFGSVLRDDFDPARSDVDVLAELLPSARPGWEFFGWHEDLAPIIGRKVDLHTPNSLSQYFRDEVLREAMTVYEQA, encoded by the coding sequence ATGAACGTGGCCGAATTGCCCATCCGGATTGACCGCGAGAAGATCGCGGAGTTTTGCCGCGCCCGTGGCATCCGCAAATTGAGCTTGTTCGGTTCGGTGTTGCGAGATGACTTCGACCCGGCGCGAAGCGATGTGGACGTGTTGGCAGAATTGCTGCCCAGTGCGCGGCCCGGCTGGGAGTTCTTCGGGTGGCATGAAGACCTGGCTCCCATCATTGGACGCAAGGTGGACCTGCACACACCCAATAGTTTAAGCCAGTATTTCCGCGATGAAGTGTTGCGGGAAGCAATGACTGTTTATGAGCAGGCATGA
- a CDS encoding DUF86 domain-containing protein, with protein MTARYPAVDWRGIAGMRDRVSHGYDTIDYGLLWQAVETRVPGLLITVELMLKDLK; from the coding sequence TTGACGGCTCGATATCCAGCAGTGGATTGGCGCGGCATCGCAGGGATGCGTGACCGGGTCAGCCATGGTTATGATACAATTGATTATGGTCTTTTGTGGCAGGCGGTGGAAACGCGTGTGCCCGGATTGCTCATCACGGTCGAACTGATGCTCAAAGATTTGAAGTAA